A genome region from Brooklawnia propionicigenes includes the following:
- a CDS encoding ArsR/SmtB family transcription factor, translating to MQTPPKDPELDHAAAILRLLGDRTRLAILAMIAAEEMSVTAIAESLGRPVPAVSQHLAKLRSAGLVKVRKDGATSYYTQPDEHLAQLVTSALQLSEHALYAVPPHHRPKSS from the coding sequence GTGCAGACACCGCCGAAGGACCCTGAACTCGATCATGCCGCGGCAATCCTGCGCCTGCTCGGTGATCGCACCCGACTGGCGATACTCGCGATGATCGCAGCCGAGGAAATGTCGGTGACCGCCATCGCCGAGAGCCTCGGCCGCCCGGTTCCGGCGGTCTCGCAGCATCTGGCCAAGCTGCGTAGCGCCGGCCTGGTCAAGGTCCGCAAAGACGGCGCGACAAGTTACTACACCCAGCCGGACGAGCATCTGGCCCAGCTGGTCACCAGCGCCCTGCAGCTCAGCGAACATGCGCTCTACGCCGTTCCGCCGCACCATCGTCCCAAGAGCAGCTAG
- a CDS encoding MFS transporter, producing MLRVLRNQIYRRLFTAQIVALLGTGLATVALGLLAYDVAGGHASLVLGGIFTVKMIAYVFVAPLTSAALVRLPRRTVMVASDLLRLVVALCLPFADQVGQIFVLVFVLQAASATFTPTFQAVIPLVLPDEDDYTQALSLSRLAYDLESIVSPMLAALLLLVVHSNALFFGTALGFAASAMLVLSTALPASPGLTSADDGPQLPFGIRARAGIMHFVHRPGLRPILALNFVAAAAMSLVLVQTVVIVRSQLGLDESMVAVFLAINGAGSMTAALAIPRVLRTVDERTIMLPAAGILAALTALAGVVLLISAGPTQFGMLAVLWFVMGLAWSAVETPIGRIIRRETPSDQLSAVFAAQFSLSHACWLISYPLAGALGLAGLPTAAFVLAGLAAAAAVLASLLWRAEPQLRTLEVMRADTAEGP from the coding sequence ATGCTGCGCGTCCTGCGGAATCAGATCTATCGGCGCCTGTTCACCGCGCAGATCGTGGCGTTGCTCGGTACGGGACTCGCCACGGTCGCGCTGGGCCTGCTCGCCTACGACGTCGCGGGCGGACATGCGAGTCTCGTGCTCGGCGGCATCTTCACGGTCAAGATGATCGCCTACGTGTTCGTCGCTCCGTTGACGAGCGCTGCGCTGGTCCGGCTGCCGCGCCGCACCGTGATGGTGGCCTCGGACCTACTGCGTCTGGTCGTGGCCCTGTGCTTGCCGTTCGCGGATCAGGTCGGGCAGATCTTCGTGCTGGTCTTCGTGCTGCAGGCAGCATCGGCAACCTTCACCCCGACCTTCCAAGCGGTGATCCCGCTGGTCTTGCCCGATGAGGACGATTACACCCAGGCGCTCTCGCTGTCCCGGCTCGCCTACGATCTCGAATCCATCGTCTCGCCGATGCTGGCGGCACTGCTGCTGCTCGTCGTCCATTCGAACGCGCTGTTCTTCGGTACCGCCCTGGGGTTCGCGGCTTCGGCGATGCTCGTCTTGTCGACGGCGCTGCCCGCGTCGCCCGGCCTGACCAGCGCGGACGATGGACCGCAGCTGCCCTTCGGTATCCGGGCCCGAGCAGGCATCATGCATTTCGTCCACCGGCCCGGCCTGCGCCCCATCCTGGCGCTCAACTTCGTCGCTGCTGCCGCCATGTCACTCGTGCTCGTTCAGACGGTGGTGATCGTACGGTCGCAGCTGGGGCTGGACGAGTCGATGGTGGCCGTCTTCCTGGCCATCAACGGCGCGGGTTCCATGACGGCTGCGCTGGCGATCCCTCGAGTGCTGCGCACGGTTGACGAACGGACGATCATGCTGCCTGCCGCCGGCATCCTGGCAGCGCTCACTGCCCTGGCCGGAGTCGTCCTGCTGATCTCGGCAGGACCGACCCAGTTCGGCATGCTGGCCGTCCTGTGGTTCGTCATGGGGCTGGCCTGGTCAGCCGTGGAGACTCCGATCGGACGCATCATCCGCCGCGAGACCCCATCCGACCAACTCTCGGCGGTCTTCGCGGCACAGTTCTCTCTCTCGCATGCCTGCTGGCTGATCAGCTACCCACTCGCGGGAGCGCTCGGGCTGGCAGGCCTGCCCACCGCCGCGTTCGTCCTGGCGGGTCTTGCGGCGGCAGCTGCAGTATTGGCTAGCCTGCTGTGGAGAGCCGAACCACAGCTGCGGACGTTGGAGGTCATGCGTGCAGACACCGCCGAAGGACCCTGA
- a CDS encoding ABC transporter ATP-binding protein: MSMPGMGRGGGMRGIDEDAQRALNAQAPQIENLGGRVLKLFAPYKAKIVATCLIVVVSAALGVIPPLLVKRIFDQALFPVDGDASMSLLIRLVVGMVGLYLLSAALNVVQTWLTSTVGNSVTGDLRVRLFEHLQAMELAFFTRTKTGVIQSRLQNDVGGVSGVLTSTLTSILGNAVTVIASLVAMILIDWRLTIVSVIVMPILVLVQRRVGMVRARIAGQTQESLSELTSITQETLSVSGILLAKSFNRQRAESERYRAENTNQVRLQVRRAMSGQGFFAVVQVLMSSVPAVIYVVAGWLIVGGDAGITAGAIVAFTNVQARLLNPLVGLMRVALDLQTSRALFARIFEYLDLVPAVSDIPDPLDVSQAPGPRGRIEFDDVTFRYPDAAPDTRPTLDHVSFTVEPGQHVALVGPSGSGKSTILYLAPRLYQASSGVVRFAGADIRTLSAASIIDDVGIVAQETYLFHATIAENLRYAKPDATDEELVEVCTAANIRHIIAGFEDGYNTVVGERGYRLSGGEKQRIAIARVLLKDPPVLLLDEATSALDTVSERVVQEAIDEVAHGRTTITVAHRLSTIVDSDLIYVIDAGRIVERGTHAELMAAGGLYAELAAQQVSAARIEGVISADKAPLPERRADECPQADPDDLQEAAFDSAAVVLAAAAPWHGPAPAGASIEWPPVVQQVPAWQVYSRVPRLREASDRRHGRKSGTWYEYRPWYCDKRLPRSGQARKSRLCVVAQ; encoded by the coding sequence ATGAGCATGCCAGGAATGGGTCGCGGCGGGGGTATGCGCGGCATTGACGAGGACGCCCAACGCGCACTCAACGCACAAGCCCCACAGATCGAGAACCTGGGTGGACGTGTGCTCAAGCTCTTCGCCCCGTACAAGGCGAAGATCGTCGCGACCTGTTTGATCGTGGTCGTCTCTGCCGCGCTGGGCGTGATCCCGCCGCTGCTGGTCAAGCGGATCTTCGATCAGGCGCTGTTCCCGGTCGACGGCGACGCGTCGATGTCGCTGCTGATCCGGCTGGTGGTGGGCATGGTCGGGCTGTATCTGCTGTCGGCCGCGCTGAACGTGGTCCAGACCTGGCTGACCTCGACGGTCGGCAACTCGGTCACCGGCGACCTGCGGGTGCGACTGTTCGAGCATCTGCAGGCCATGGAGCTGGCCTTCTTCACCCGCACCAAGACCGGAGTCATCCAGTCCCGTCTGCAAAACGACGTGGGCGGAGTGTCCGGAGTGCTCACCTCGACGCTCACCTCGATCCTCGGCAACGCAGTCACCGTGATCGCCTCGTTGGTCGCGATGATTCTCATCGACTGGCGCCTGACCATCGTTTCGGTGATCGTGATGCCGATCCTGGTCCTCGTCCAGCGTCGGGTGGGCATGGTCCGCGCCCGGATCGCCGGGCAGACCCAGGAGTCGTTGTCGGAGCTCACCTCCATCACGCAGGAGACGTTGTCGGTCTCCGGAATCCTGCTGGCCAAGTCGTTCAACCGGCAGCGGGCGGAGTCGGAGCGCTACCGCGCGGAGAACACCAACCAGGTACGCCTCCAGGTCAGGCGTGCCATGAGCGGGCAGGGTTTCTTCGCGGTCGTGCAGGTGCTCATGTCGTCGGTCCCGGCGGTCATCTACGTGGTCGCGGGCTGGCTCATCGTCGGCGGCGATGCCGGCATCACCGCCGGTGCCATCGTGGCGTTCACCAATGTTCAGGCTCGTCTGCTGAACCCGCTGGTCGGGCTCATGCGGGTGGCGTTGGACCTGCAGACCTCCAGGGCGCTGTTCGCCCGCATCTTCGAATACCTCGATCTGGTGCCGGCGGTCAGCGACATCCCCGACCCGCTCGATGTCTCCCAGGCGCCCGGTCCGCGGGGCCGCATCGAGTTCGACGATGTGACCTTCCGCTACCCGGACGCGGCGCCGGACACCCGCCCGACCCTGGACCACGTCAGCTTCACCGTCGAGCCCGGACAACATGTCGCCCTGGTGGGGCCGTCCGGCTCGGGCAAGTCCACCATCTTGTATCTGGCGCCGCGGCTGTACCAGGCTTCGTCGGGTGTCGTCCGCTTCGCAGGTGCCGACATACGCACGCTCAGCGCGGCCTCGATCATCGACGACGTCGGCATCGTGGCCCAGGAGACCTACCTGTTCCACGCGACCATCGCCGAGAACCTGCGGTACGCCAAGCCGGATGCGACCGACGAGGAACTCGTCGAGGTCTGCACCGCCGCGAACATCCGTCACATCATCGCCGGCTTCGAGGACGGTTACAACACCGTGGTGGGTGAGCGCGGCTACCGGCTGTCCGGTGGTGAGAAACAGCGCATCGCGATCGCCCGGGTGCTGCTCAAGGATCCGCCCGTGCTGCTGCTGGACGAGGCCACCTCCGCCCTGGACACCGTCTCCGAACGCGTCGTCCAGGAGGCCATCGACGAGGTGGCGCACGGACGCACCACCATCACGGTGGCCCACCGGCTCTCGACGATCGTGGACTCCGACCTCATCTATGTGATCGACGCCGGGCGGATCGTGGAACGCGGTACCCACGCCGAGTTGATGGCCGCCGGCGGCTTGTACGCCGAACTCGCCGCCCAGCAGGTCTCCGCCGCCCGGATCGAGGGAGTCATCTCCGCCGACAAGGCCCCCTTACCGGAGCGCCGCGCGGACGAGTGCCCGCAGGCCGACCCCGATGATCTGCAGGAGGCGGCGTTCGACTCCGCCGCGGTGGTGCTTGCGGCCGCCGCACCCTGGCACGGTCCGGCTCCCGCAGGCGCGAGCATCGAATGGCCGCCCGTGGTGCAGCAAGTGCCCGCCTGGCAGGTCTACTCCCGGGTTCCGCGACTGCGGGAGGCCTCCGATCGCCGTCATGGCCGCAAGAGCGGAACCTGGTACGAATACCGTCCCTGGTACTGCGACAAGCGGCTGCCACGGTCGGGCCAAGCCCGGAAGTCCCGACTTTGCGTAGTTGCGCAATAA
- the ychF gene encoding redox-regulated ATPase YchF, protein MALTIGIVGLPNAGKSTLFNALTRNTVLAANYPFATIEPNVGVVGVPDDRLAVLGKMYNSERLVPATVSFVDIAGIVKGASQGEGMGNAFLANIREADAICQVTRVFTDEDVTHVDGRIDPASDIDTIRTELILADLQTLEKALPRLEKEAKIKKESRPKYEAWAAAQESLNAGVGVFQAGLDPEPLRDLFLLTAKPYIYVFNLDQDQLADEALRARLAEIVAPAEAVFLDAKFESELVEMDEDEAREFLTDAGVSEPGLDQLARVGYQTLGLQSFLTAGPKESRAWTIKQGATAPEAAGVIHTDFQKGFIKAQIMDYNDLVSLGSEAAVKAAGKMRLEGKDYVMEPNDIVEFRFNV, encoded by the coding sequence GTGGCACTTACCATTGGAATCGTCGGGCTGCCCAATGCGGGCAAATCCACCCTGTTCAACGCGTTGACCCGCAACACCGTTCTCGCCGCGAACTACCCCTTCGCGACCATCGAACCCAACGTCGGCGTCGTGGGAGTTCCCGATGATCGGCTGGCGGTGCTCGGCAAGATGTACAACTCCGAGCGACTGGTGCCGGCCACGGTGAGTTTCGTCGATATCGCCGGCATCGTGAAGGGTGCTTCACAAGGTGAAGGTATGGGCAATGCCTTCCTCGCCAACATTCGCGAGGCAGATGCCATCTGCCAGGTGACCAGGGTCTTCACCGATGAAGATGTCACCCATGTGGACGGCCGCATCGACCCGGCCTCCGATATCGACACGATCCGCACCGAACTGATCCTCGCCGACCTGCAGACCCTCGAGAAGGCGCTGCCCCGGTTGGAGAAAGAGGCCAAGATCAAGAAGGAATCGCGTCCGAAGTACGAGGCGTGGGCCGCGGCCCAGGAGTCGCTGAACGCCGGGGTGGGTGTCTTCCAGGCCGGGCTGGATCCCGAACCGCTGCGCGATCTGTTCTTGTTGACCGCCAAGCCCTACATCTACGTCTTCAATCTCGATCAGGACCAACTTGCGGACGAGGCGCTGCGCGCGAGGCTCGCCGAGATCGTGGCTCCCGCCGAGGCGGTCTTCCTCGATGCGAAGTTCGAATCCGAACTGGTGGAGATGGACGAGGACGAGGCCCGGGAGTTCCTGACCGACGCTGGGGTCAGCGAGCCGGGGCTGGATCAGTTGGCCCGTGTCGGCTACCAGACCCTGGGCCTGCAAAGCTTCCTGACCGCCGGACCCAAGGAGTCCCGGGCCTGGACGATCAAGCAGGGTGCCACCGCGCCCGAAGCGGCCGGCGTCATCCACACCGACTTCCAGAAGGGCTTCATCAAAGCCCAGATCATGGACTACAACGATCTGGTTTCACTCGGCAGCGAGGCCGCGGTCAAGGCCGCCGGCAAGATGCGGCTGGAGGGCAAGGACTACGTCATGGAACCCAACGACATCGTGGAGTTCCGCTTCAACGTCTGA
- a CDS encoding DUF4190 domain-containing protein — protein sequence MSGDGSWPSHDADPNAAFWSRDADQHADSGSSYGGYGYFGQQSPSPAPSDPYAAPRATNSPQDQWSQPFDGSTQPPLVPYSPSGFYARPNHPNGVPAIVLGVIGFFFPILSPIALAMAIRGRKDVREHPEAYSGADNLTAGLVLGAIGTALLALYLLMVAVLLVIVVAAA from the coding sequence ATGAGCGGCGACGGCAGTTGGCCCAGTCACGACGCTGACCCGAATGCTGCTTTTTGGAGTCGCGACGCCGACCAGCATGCAGACAGCGGCTCCAGCTACGGCGGCTACGGATACTTCGGGCAACAATCCCCCTCCCCCGCGCCTTCCGACCCGTATGCGGCGCCGCGGGCGACCAATTCGCCCCAGGATCAGTGGTCGCAGCCGTTCGACGGCTCGACGCAGCCTCCGCTGGTGCCCTATTCACCTTCCGGCTTCTACGCCCGCCCCAACCACCCGAACGGGGTTCCCGCGATCGTGCTCGGGGTGATCGGCTTCTTCTTCCCCATCTTGAGCCCGATCGCCTTGGCGATGGCGATCCGCGGACGCAAGGACGTACGCGAGCATCCGGAGGCCTACTCCGGGGCAGACAACCTCACCGCGGGCTTGGTGCTCGGCGCGATCGGCACTGCGCTGCTTGCGCTCTATTTGCTGATGGTCGCGGTTCTCCTCGTGATCGTGGTGGCCGCGGCCTAA
- a CDS encoding M18 family aminopeptidase, translated as MPAAPDAHASSFIDFIEESPTSYHAVASMVARLEAGGFTSVDETVAWHGIPGSGFVRRDGALIAWRQPAAWTTGTALRIVASHTDSPALKLKPHGALTKSGFRLAETEIYGGPIVPSWFDRDLALAGRLIDTSGVAHLVRTPAFARVATLAVHLDRTLRTDLSVDAQRDLNAIVCLDQTGEPARDARLAELLAECAGLNLDQIAAQELFFVPAEPPAQIGLDGELIASYRLDNLASVYPGLAGLLEAGESQHVQILAAFDHEEIGSGSPSGASGPFLAQILRRLSLAQGYSEDDHLAWLARGFALSADVAHGLHPNRADRHDPVVQPVLGGGPVLKWSAPMRYASDAVSTAAWTRACAAAGIDYQVFVNNSNVPGGTSLGPLLATRLGVRTVDAGVAVVSMHSARELCSAADIGRFAELSASFLQLDQ; from the coding sequence ATGCCGGCCGCACCCGATGCCCACGCGAGTTCATTCATCGACTTCATCGAGGAGTCGCCGACGTCCTATCACGCCGTCGCAAGCATGGTCGCTCGCCTCGAGGCCGGTGGATTCACCTCAGTGGACGAGACCGTGGCCTGGCACGGCATCCCCGGCAGTGGTTTCGTCCGGCGGGACGGCGCGCTCATCGCCTGGCGTCAGCCCGCCGCATGGACGACCGGAACAGCCCTGCGCATCGTGGCCTCCCACACCGATTCGCCCGCGCTCAAGCTCAAGCCACACGGCGCCCTGACCAAGTCGGGGTTTCGGCTGGCCGAGACCGAGATCTACGGCGGGCCGATCGTCCCCAGTTGGTTCGACCGCGATCTCGCGCTGGCGGGACGCCTCATCGACACCTCCGGTGTGGCCCATCTGGTGCGTACCCCGGCCTTCGCGCGGGTGGCGACTCTGGCCGTCCACCTCGACCGGACGCTACGCACCGACCTCAGCGTGGACGCCCAGCGCGACCTGAACGCCATCGTCTGTCTCGACCAGACCGGGGAACCTGCGCGGGATGCTCGGCTGGCCGAACTGCTGGCCGAGTGCGCCGGGCTGAACCTCGATCAGATAGCAGCCCAGGAACTCTTCTTCGTGCCGGCCGAACCCCCGGCCCAGATCGGGTTGGACGGCGAACTCATCGCGTCCTACCGCCTCGACAACCTCGCCTCGGTCTACCCAGGCCTGGCGGGCCTGCTGGAGGCCGGCGAGAGCCAACATGTCCAGATCCTCGCCGCCTTCGACCATGAGGAGATCGGTTCGGGCAGCCCCAGCGGCGCGTCCGGGCCCTTCCTGGCACAGATTCTGCGCCGGCTCAGTCTGGCGCAGGGATACAGCGAGGACGATCATCTGGCCTGGCTAGCGCGCGGCTTCGCGCTGTCGGCCGACGTGGCCCACGGGCTGCACCCGAACCGGGCCGATCGACACGATCCGGTCGTCCAGCCGGTGCTGGGCGGCGGCCCGGTTCTCAAGTGGAGCGCCCCGATGCGCTACGCCAGCGACGCTGTCTCGACAGCCGCCTGGACGCGCGCCTGTGCCGCCGCCGGCATCGACTACCAGGTCTTCGTGAACAACAGCAATGTGCCAGGTGGAACCAGCCTCGGTCCGCTGCTCGCCACCCGGCTCGGGGTGCGCACCGTAGACGCCGGGGTGGCGGTAGTAAGCATGCACTCGGCGCGCGAGCTGTGCAGCGCGGCCGATATCGGACGATTCGCCGAGCTGTCCGCGAGCTTTCTTCAGCTCGACCAGTAG
- a CDS encoding GntR family transcriptional regulator, which translates to MTQPRPESLNEPFVPAISIDRDSAIPLYQQICQPLSELIGSGWLVPGQLIEDEVAMANRLRVSRPTARRALEELVNRGLVIRRRRVGTRVAPRHVHRPLGLTSLYDDLKESGYEIRSEVLSYEVLLAKESQAAHLNTAVGSEIVQIRRLRFIDDAPLALMNNLIPFDVAPSFSELNEQGLYACMRKRGVNPYSAEQSIGARLTGRSDADLLNVDTGSALVTMQRTTYDHTGRVIEFGDHVYVSSLYSYRLQLFV; encoded by the coding sequence GTGACACAGCCTCGACCGGAGTCACTGAACGAACCGTTTGTTCCCGCGATCTCCATCGACCGGGACTCTGCCATCCCGCTGTACCAGCAGATCTGCCAGCCGCTCAGCGAACTGATCGGCTCCGGATGGCTGGTGCCCGGTCAGCTCATCGAAGATGAGGTCGCCATGGCCAATCGGCTGCGGGTCTCCCGCCCCACGGCCCGCAGGGCGTTGGAAGAGCTGGTCAACCGCGGTCTGGTGATACGCCGGCGCCGGGTGGGCACCCGCGTCGCCCCGCGCCATGTGCATCGTCCGCTCGGGCTCACCTCCCTCTACGACGATCTCAAGGAATCGGGCTACGAGATCCGAAGTGAAGTGCTCAGTTATGAGGTGCTGCTGGCCAAGGAGAGCCAGGCCGCGCATCTGAACACGGCCGTCGGAAGCGAGATCGTGCAGATTCGCCGGCTTCGTTTCATCGATGATGCGCCACTGGCGCTGATGAACAATCTCATCCCGTTCGATGTCGCGCCCTCGTTCAGCGAGCTCAATGAGCAGGGCCTGTACGCCTGCATGCGCAAGCGCGGCGTGAACCCATACTCGGCGGAGCAGTCGATCGGCGCACGGTTGACCGGGCGCAGCGATGCGGATCTGCTCAACGTCGACACCGGTTCAGCACTGGTCACGATGCAACGCACCACGTATGACCACACCGGGCGGGTCATCGAATTCGGCGACCACGTCTACGTGTCGTCGCTGTACTCGTACCGTCTGCAGTTGTTCGTCTGA
- a CDS encoding DNA recombination protein RmuC: MELNTVLALIVALLMGVAVGVVVTRSRNAAVLAQLRADRDAAVAQAQAQMDSAVAVAQTQRDAAIQRLEELTADREVLVNQFKVLADQTLQEQARRADAAAEQRLKHTEALMTPVKDSLAALNSQLTHVENQRHAQAAELGEQVRQVMATGESLRRETNALSTALRKPQVRGAWGELQLHRVVEIAGMLDHCDFYEQASGVTSADTRIRPDMKVMLGGGKFVYVDSKVPLSAFLDAQEATSDGDRQARLKQFGENVKSHVDQLSAKQYWKSDTGTPEFVVLFIPSEALGAEALAQRPDLHEYAAGRNIIVATPTTLIGLLRAVAYGWKQAALADSAAEVFALGRELYDRLVTMGGAFAKLGRSLQQSVTHYNSAVGSMETRVLVSARRFRDLQVTEKELQSPQGIEQSARPLSAPELVAEAEARTLPAPSRIRLVQTDPADGIDGTAEELLARSEPTVAELVETDQQAGSSRGTRLDELGS; encoded by the coding sequence ATGGAGCTGAACACTGTCCTTGCGCTGATCGTGGCACTGCTGATGGGCGTCGCTGTCGGGGTGGTCGTGACCCGCTCGCGCAATGCGGCCGTGCTCGCCCAACTGCGCGCGGACAGGGACGCCGCCGTCGCGCAGGCGCAAGCGCAGATGGACAGCGCGGTCGCCGTCGCGCAGACTCAACGGGACGCGGCCATCCAGCGGCTGGAAGAGCTGACCGCCGACCGCGAGGTATTGGTCAACCAGTTCAAGGTGCTCGCCGACCAGACGTTGCAGGAGCAAGCGCGCCGGGCCGACGCGGCCGCCGAGCAGCGGCTCAAACACACCGAGGCGTTGATGACGCCGGTCAAGGACAGCCTTGCGGCGCTCAACAGCCAGCTGACCCATGTCGAGAACCAGCGTCATGCCCAGGCTGCCGAGTTGGGTGAGCAGGTGCGTCAGGTGATGGCCACCGGCGAGTCGCTGCGCCGCGAAACCAACGCGCTGTCGACGGCGCTGCGCAAGCCACAGGTGCGCGGAGCGTGGGGTGAACTGCAGTTGCACCGGGTGGTGGAGATCGCCGGCATGCTGGATCACTGCGACTTCTACGAGCAGGCAAGCGGGGTAACCTCGGCCGATACCCGCATCAGGCCGGACATGAAGGTGATGCTGGGCGGCGGCAAGTTCGTCTACGTCGATTCCAAGGTGCCGCTGAGCGCATTCCTGGACGCGCAGGAGGCTACCTCCGACGGCGATCGGCAGGCCAGGCTCAAACAGTTCGGCGAGAACGTCAAAAGCCATGTCGACCAGTTGTCGGCCAAGCAGTACTGGAAGTCCGATACCGGCACCCCCGAGTTCGTCGTGCTGTTCATTCCGAGTGAGGCATTGGGCGCCGAGGCGCTGGCTCAGCGTCCCGACCTGCACGAGTATGCGGCGGGCCGCAACATCATCGTCGCGACTCCGACCACGCTGATCGGCCTGCTGCGCGCCGTCGCATACGGCTGGAAGCAGGCCGCGCTGGCCGATTCGGCGGCAGAAGTCTTCGCGCTGGGCCGTGAACTCTACGATCGGCTGGTGACCATGGGAGGCGCATTCGCCAAGCTCGGCCGCTCCTTGCAGCAGTCGGTCACCCACTACAACTCGGCGGTCGGCTCGATGGAGACCCGGGTGCTGGTGAGTGCCCGGCGCTTCCGCGACCTGCAGGTCACCGAAAAGGAGCTGCAATCACCCCAGGGCATCGAGCAATCCGCTCGCCCGCTGTCGGCGCCCGAACTGGTGGCCGAGGCCGAGGCCCGGACGCTGCCTGCCCCGTCGAGGATCCGGTTGGTGCAGACCGATCCGGCGGACGGGATCGACGGCACTGCCGAAGAGTTGCTGGCCAGGAGCGAGCCAACGGTCGCCGAACTGGTAGAGACCGATCAGCAGGCAGGCTCTTCACGAGGGACCCGCCTCGATGAACTCGGCAGCTGA
- a CDS encoding 4-hydroxy-3-methylbut-2-enyl diphosphate reductase, whose translation MTDQGPQTSTKRVAVAAPRGYCAGVDRAVITVERALQKFGSPVYVRKQIVHNRHVVEGLEAKGAIFVDELDEVPAGALVIFSAHGISPAVREEADARGLRSIDATCPLVTKVHNEAKRFAGQGLPILLIGHDGHEEVEGTTGEAPDSIVLIQHPDDVDKLDLPADQPVAWLTQTTLSVDETAQTVGKLRDRFPQLVDPPSDDICYATQNRQDAVKQIAAHSDLVIVVGSRNSSNSVRLVEVALEAGARAAFRVDDASEIDPAWLESVNEIGVTSGASVPERLVDGVLDRLVELGFPPAVEERLVDESLSFALPPQLRKHDTRRRR comes from the coding sequence ATGACTGACCAAGGTCCCCAGACTTCCACCAAGCGCGTTGCGGTAGCCGCGCCGCGTGGCTACTGCGCAGGTGTTGACCGGGCGGTGATCACGGTTGAGCGCGCTCTGCAGAAGTTCGGGTCGCCGGTCTACGTGCGCAAACAGATCGTTCACAACAGGCATGTGGTCGAAGGACTCGAGGCCAAGGGAGCCATCTTCGTCGACGAACTCGATGAGGTCCCGGCCGGCGCCCTGGTGATCTTCTCGGCCCATGGCATCTCCCCCGCGGTGCGGGAGGAGGCCGACGCACGCGGGCTGCGCTCCATTGATGCGACCTGCCCGCTGGTGACCAAGGTGCACAACGAGGCCAAGCGGTTCGCCGGGCAGGGACTGCCGATCCTGCTGATCGGTCACGACGGCCACGAGGAGGTCGAGGGCACCACCGGCGAGGCACCCGACTCGATCGTCCTCATTCAGCATCCAGACGACGTCGACAAGCTCGACCTGCCGGCGGATCAGCCGGTGGCCTGGCTGACCCAAACCACCCTGAGCGTCGATGAGACCGCCCAGACGGTCGGCAAACTGCGCGACAGGTTCCCGCAGCTGGTCGATCCGCCATCCGACGACATCTGTTACGCCACCCAGAACCGGCAGGACGCGGTCAAGCAGATCGCCGCCCACTCCGATCTGGTGATCGTGGTCGGTTCCCGCAATTCCTCGAACTCGGTCCGGCTGGTCGAGGTCGCGTTGGAGGCCGGTGCGCGCGCCGCCTTCCGGGTCGACGACGCGTCCGAGATCGACCCAGCCTGGCTGGAGTCGGTGAATGAGATCGGCGTGACCTCGGGGGCGTCGGTGCCTGAGCGTCTGGTGGACGGGGTGCTCGACCGGCTGGTGGAGCTCGGTTTCCCACCCGCGGTCGAGGAGCGCCTGGTGGACGAGTCGCTGAGTTTCGCGCTGCCGCCGCAACTGCGCAAACACGACACTCGCCGGCGGCGCTGA